The following are from one region of the Cloacibacterium normanense genome:
- a CDS encoding aminoacyl-histidine dipeptidase, with protein sequence MSITHLEPQNIWKNFAALNAVPRPSKKEERVIAFIKNFGENLGLPTSVDEVGNVIIKKPATAGMENRQTVVLQSHLDMVCQKNNDVDFDFDTQGIEMYVDGDWVKAKGTTLGADNGLGVAAIMSILESTDIAHPAIEALFTIDEETGMTGALGLKPGQLTGEILLNLDTEEDDEIDIGCAGGIDVTASANYNLTSTSSNFVKIEIKGLQGGHSGMDIHKGFGNSNVILGRLLYAGISNEIQLISIDGGGLRNAIPREAHALVAVNNTSEYLQKLETLKSDILEEFASVEKDLEINFATAENIENGLSVEDSKKIILALKSAHNGVYRMSPDVADLVEASNNIARVELKNGGLKILNLTRSSVESTKMAVAEQLKSVFELAGMQVDFSGSYPGWKPKPGAEIIKIMTEIYEKDFGAKPHVVACHAGLECGIIGANYPKMEMVSFGPTIRGAHSPDERANIPSTQKFWKYLQEILKNIPLKN encoded by the coding sequence ATGTCAATTACCCATTTAGAACCTCAAAATATTTGGAAAAACTTTGCGGCGCTTAATGCCGTTCCACGTCCTTCTAAAAAGGAAGAAAGAGTTATCGCTTTTATTAAAAATTTTGGCGAAAATCTTGGTTTACCCACTTCTGTAGACGAAGTAGGAAACGTCATCATCAAAAAACCAGCAACCGCAGGAATGGAAAACCGTCAAACCGTGGTTTTACAATCTCACCTTGACATGGTTTGTCAGAAAAACAATGATGTAGATTTCGATTTTGACACACAAGGAATCGAAATGTATGTAGACGGAGATTGGGTAAAAGCAAAAGGAACCACTTTAGGTGCAGACAATGGACTTGGCGTTGCAGCTATTATGAGCATTTTAGAAAGTACAGATATAGCTCATCCTGCGATTGAAGCTCTTTTTACGATAGATGAAGAAACGGGAATGACGGGTGCGCTTGGTTTAAAACCAGGTCAATTGACAGGAGAAATTTTATTAAATCTAGATACAGAAGAAGATGACGAAATAGATATAGGTTGCGCTGGTGGAATCGATGTAACGGCTTCTGCAAACTATAATCTGACTTCCACTTCATCTAATTTTGTAAAAATTGAAATCAAAGGTTTACAAGGAGGTCACTCTGGAATGGATATTCATAAAGGTTTTGGCAACTCTAATGTAATTCTTGGAAGATTGCTTTATGCAGGAATTTCTAACGAAATTCAATTGATTTCTATTGACGGAGGCGGATTGAGAAACGCTATTCCTAGAGAAGCTCACGCTTTGGTTGCTGTAAATAACACTTCTGAATATTTACAGAAATTAGAAACCCTTAAATCTGATATTTTAGAAGAATTTGCTTCGGTTGAAAAAGATTTAGAAATCAATTTCGCTACCGCTGAAAATATAGAGAACGGACTTTCTGTAGAAGACTCTAAAAAAATTATTTTAGCTTTAAAATCTGCTCACAATGGTGTATACAGAATGTCTCCAGACGTTGCAGATTTAGTAGAAGCTTCTAACAATATTGCAAGAGTAGAATTGAAAAACGGTGGTTTAAAAATCTTAAACTTAACTCGTTCTTCGGTAGAATCTACCAAAATGGCTGTTGCCGAACAACTGAAATCTGTTTTTGAACTAGCAGGAATGCAAGTTGACTTTTCGGGTTCATATCCAGGTTGGAAACCAAAACCAGGTGCAGAAATCATTAAAATTATGACAGAAATTTACGAGAAAGATTTCGGGGCAAAACCTCACGTTGTTGCTTGTCATGCTGGTTTAGAATGTGGAATTATTGGAGCGAATTATCCAAAAATGGAAATGGTAAGTTTCGGTCCTACGATTAGAGGAGCGCATTCTCCAGACGAAAGAGCGAATATTCCTTCTACTCAAAAATTCTGGAAATATTTACAAGAAATTCTGAAAAATATTCCTTTAAAGAATTAA
- a CDS encoding LURP-one-related/scramblase family protein, which yields MQNLQYPLFLKFKISTLASDFNISDKNGNSLAYVRQKLFKLKEDVVVYNNESRTQENFRIRANQWIDFNASYAITDHTGKNLGKIARKGMRSIWKATYFVLDAFDNQKYKVQEENAWVKIIDGFFTEIPILGIFTGYFFNPTYIVHDNNGKEIYRLKKMPSFFGRKFQLDQINDIADEDETLVVLSLMMMVLLERAKG from the coding sequence ATGCAGAATCTTCAGTATCCGCTATTTTTAAAATTCAAAATTTCTACATTGGCGAGTGATTTCAATATTTCTGACAAAAACGGAAATTCTTTGGCTTATGTTCGTCAAAAATTATTCAAACTAAAAGAAGATGTAGTTGTTTACAATAACGAAAGCAGAACGCAGGAAAACTTTAGAATAAGAGCTAATCAATGGATAGATTTTAACGCAAGTTATGCGATAACAGACCACACTGGAAAGAATTTAGGAAAAATCGCCAGAAAAGGAATGCGCTCTATTTGGAAGGCAACATATTTTGTTTTAGATGCTTTTGACAACCAAAAATATAAAGTTCAGGAAGAAAACGCTTGGGTAAAAATTATAGACGGATTCTTTACCGAAATTCCAATTTTGGGAATTTTTACAGGTTATTTTTTCAATCCTACTTATATCGTTCATGATAATAACGGGAAGGAAATTTACCGTTTGAAGAAAATGCCTTCATTTTTTGGTAGAAAATTTCAGTTAGACCAAATCAATGACATTGCAGATGAAGATGAAACTTTAGTGGTTTTAAGCCTAATGATGATGGTTTTATTAGAAAGAGCAAAAGGTTAA
- the secG gene encoding preprotein translocase subunit SecG, producing MSTIFSLFMVLIIIACVLLVIIVMAQNPKGGGLSATFGGSSAQFGVQRTNDFMEKATWVLAIIIVSLIFLSVVLTAKPSVQIKDVNAPEKKEAKAPAQSAPQAPVQKPTATK from the coding sequence ATGAGTACTATATTTAGTCTTTTCATGGTGTTAATCATCATAGCTTGTGTTTTATTAGTTATTATTGTAATGGCACAAAACCCAAAAGGTGGAGGTTTATCTGCTACGTTTGGCGGTTCTTCTGCACAATTCGGCGTACAGAGAACGAATGATTTTATGGAAAAAGCAACTTGGGTATTAGCGATTATCATTGTTTCATTGATTTTCTTAAGCGTAGTGCTTACTGCAAAACCAAGCGTACAAATTAAAGACGTAAATGCTCCAGAGAAAAAAGAAGCTAAAGCTCCTGCTCAATCAGCTCCACAAGCTCCGGTTCAAAAACCAACTGCTACGAAATAA
- a CDS encoding 2Fe-2S iron-sulfur cluster-binding protein — MLDVNIKITDRNGVTHEVVAPTDMAMNLMEIVKLYELAEEGTIGVCGGMAMCASCQCYVNSDTPLPEKSDEEEAMLSEAYNVKENSRLGCQIHITEHLEGLEVELAPYE, encoded by the coding sequence ATGTTAGACGTAAACATAAAAATTACAGATAGAAACGGAGTTACCCATGAAGTGGTAGCGCCAACAGATATGGCGATGAACTTGATGGAAATCGTGAAACTCTATGAATTAGCAGAAGAAGGAACCATTGGTGTTTGTGGAGGAATGGCAATGTGCGCATCTTGTCAATGCTATGTAAATAGTGATACTCCGCTTCCTGAAAAATCTGATGAAGAAGAAGCGATGCTTTCTGAAGCTTACAATGTAAAAGAAAATTCTAGATTAGGTTGTCAAATTCACATTACAGAACATTTAGAAGGTCTGGAAGTAGAGTTGGCTCCTTATGAATAA
- a CDS encoding NAD(P)/FAD-dependent oxidoreductase, with the protein MINTDLLIIGAGPTGLFAVFEAGLLKIKCHIIDALPQPGGQLAELYPKKPIFDIPGYPSVLAGELVDNLMEQIKQFEPGFTLAETATTLNKLEDGTFEVITNKGTVHRAKAVAIAGGLGTFEPRKPLIDNIADYEEKGVEYFVKNPEHFRDKNIVIAGGGDSALDWSIFLSNVAKSVTLIHRRNEFRGALDSVEKVQELKNAGKINLITPAEVIGLKGDGHIEAITVDKEGEIYDLATDYFIPLFGLTPKLGDIANWGLEIEKNAIVVNNALDYQTNIEGVYAIGDVNTYPGKLKLILCGFHEATLMCQSVYNRMNPGRKYVLKYTTVSGVDGFDGTRKEAEKAVVKKID; encoded by the coding sequence ATGATAAATACAGATTTATTGATTATCGGAGCCGGACCAACCGGTCTTTTTGCTGTTTTTGAGGCAGGTTTACTTAAAATTAAATGTCACATCATAGATGCATTACCACAACCAGGTGGTCAATTGGCAGAACTTTATCCTAAGAAACCAATTTTTGATATTCCTGGCTATCCATCAGTGTTGGCAGGTGAATTGGTAGATAATTTAATGGAACAAATTAAACAGTTTGAGCCTGGATTTACCTTGGCAGAAACTGCAACTACTCTTAATAAATTAGAAGATGGAACGTTCGAAGTGATTACCAATAAAGGTACCGTTCACCGTGCAAAAGCTGTGGCAATTGCTGGTGGTTTAGGAACTTTCGAGCCGAGAAAACCTTTGATTGACAATATTGCAGACTACGAAGAAAAAGGAGTAGAATATTTTGTGAAAAATCCTGAACATTTCAGAGATAAAAATATTGTAATTGCTGGTGGTGGTGATTCTGCACTAGACTGGAGTATTTTCTTATCTAATGTGGCAAAATCTGTTACGCTTATTCACCGTAGAAATGAGTTTAGAGGTGCTCTTGACTCTGTAGAAAAGGTACAAGAACTTAAAAACGCAGGTAAAATTAACTTAATTACACCTGCAGAAGTAATTGGTCTAAAAGGTGATGGTCATATAGAAGCTATTACAGTAGATAAAGAAGGTGAAATTTACGATTTAGCAACCGATTATTTTATTCCGCTATTTGGATTAACTCCTAAATTAGGTGATATTGCGAATTGGGGATTAGAAATTGAGAAAAATGCGATTGTGGTAAATAACGCTTTGGATTATCAAACCAATATTGAAGGCGTTTATGCAATTGGCGACGTGAATACTTATCCAGGAAAATTAAAACTAATTTTGTGTGGTTTCCACGAAGCAACTTTGATGTGCCAAAGTGTCTACAATAGAATGAATCCTGGCAGAAAATATGTCTTGAAATATACTACTGTAAGTGGAGTAGATGGTTTTGACGGAACCAGAAAAGAAGCCGAAAAAGCAGTAGTGAAGAAGATAGACTAA
- a CDS encoding DUF3108 domain-containing protein, producing the protein MKKIFNFIFLLISITVFSQIDNIKSGEKLSYRLHYGFLNAGTATLTTNQITYKGKPHYRVTGIGKSTGAVRAFFKVDDVYESYINIATGLPSYYVRNVSEGGYRRHYETEFNHDNQSLTLTNKLDQTSKNFKTMRGIQDMLSSFYNLRSMDKSKFKVGSNIKMNVWIDDESYPFMLKVVAVENKTTKFGDISCLKIKPYVMSGRIFKSQEGVTMWVTNDENHVPVEIRAELLVGSLKASLDGYANVKYPLNFSK; encoded by the coding sequence ATGAAAAAAATATTCAATTTTATATTTTTATTAATTTCAATCACTGTTTTTTCACAAATTGACAATATCAAAAGTGGTGAAAAACTCTCTTATAGATTACATTATGGTTTCTTAAATGCAGGAACAGCAACTCTTACCACCAACCAAATTACTTATAAAGGAAAACCTCATTACAGAGTGACAGGAATTGGGAAAAGTACTGGTGCGGTAAGAGCTTTCTTCAAAGTGGATGATGTGTATGAAAGTTACATCAATATCGCTACTGGATTGCCTAGTTATTATGTTAGAAACGTTTCGGAAGGTGGTTACAGAAGACATTATGAAACCGAATTTAACCATGATAATCAATCTCTTACCCTAACCAATAAATTAGACCAAACTTCTAAAAATTTTAAAACTATGAGAGGAATTCAAGATATGCTTTCTTCTTTTTACAACCTTAGAAGCATGGACAAATCTAAATTTAAAGTAGGAAGTAATATTAAAATGAACGTTTGGATTGATGACGAGTCTTATCCTTTTATGCTAAAAGTGGTTGCTGTAGAAAACAAAACTACCAAATTTGGAGATATTTCTTGCCTTAAAATCAAACCTTACGTAATGAGTGGTAGAATTTTTAAATCTCAAGAAGGCGTTACGATGTGGGTCACCAATGACGAAAACCACGTTCCCGTAGAAATTAGAGCAGAACTTTTAGTAGGTTCTCTCAAAGCAAGTTTAGACGGATATGCCAACGTAAAATATCCTTTGAATTTTTCTAAATAA
- a CDS encoding IS3 family transposase, whose amino-acid sequence MKEFYPKLGIGFLCRLFGKTRHAYYDGLWRKENSLIKEDIILQEVRTIRRDLPQVGTRKLHYMLQNQLKSHAISFGRDYLFDLLAAHQLLIRKRKRKVITTDSRHWMRKYSNLIKGMVINRPEQVWVSDITYIRLTHQWGYLSLITDAYSRKIMGYSFRQDLSAEGCIDALKMALHNRLYHHPLIHHSDRGSQYCSQNYVDLLLKNNIAISMTENGNPYENALAERVNGIIKKEFNLYTSALGFEQTKRQVNASILSYNQLRPHASCDYLTPHQAHLKSEQLKKRWKKYNKKFNDKKTMV is encoded by the coding sequence ATGAAAGAATTCTATCCTAAATTGGGAATAGGGTTCTTGTGTAGATTGTTTGGCAAAACAAGACATGCCTATTACGATGGGCTTTGGCGAAAAGAAAACAGTCTGATAAAAGAAGACATAATCCTTCAAGAAGTTCGTACTATTCGTCGGGATCTGCCACAAGTAGGGACCCGTAAACTACACTATATGCTTCAAAATCAACTAAAATCTCATGCCATCAGTTTTGGCAGAGACTATTTATTTGATTTATTGGCAGCGCATCAATTGTTGATTAGAAAACGGAAACGTAAAGTCATAACAACAGATTCAAGACATTGGATGCGAAAATACAGTAATCTCATCAAAGGAATGGTCATAAATCGGCCAGAACAAGTATGGGTAAGTGATATTACCTATATCCGATTAACCCATCAATGGGGCTATTTGAGTTTAATTACCGATGCCTATTCTCGAAAAATTATGGGCTACAGTTTTCGTCAAGACCTATCGGCAGAAGGATGTATTGATGCTTTGAAAATGGCACTTCATAATCGATTGTATCATCATCCTCTCATACATCATTCCGATAGAGGTTCGCAATACTGTTCCCAGAATTATGTAGATTTATTATTAAAAAATAATATTGCCATCAGTATGACAGAAAATGGTAATCCTTATGAAAACGCATTAGCAGAAAGAGTAAATGGCATTATAAAGAAAGAATTTAATCTTTATACAAGCGCATTAGGTTTTGAACAAACGAAGAGACAGGTGAATGCAAGCATTTTGTCATATAACCAACTCAGGCCTCATGCAAGTTGTGATTATTTAACCCCTCATCAAGCCCATCTAAAATCTGAACAATTAAAGAAAAGATGGAAAAAATACAATAAAAAATTTAATGATAAAAAAACAATGGTATAG
- the recR gene encoding recombination mediator RecR, giving the protein MNFPSKVLEKAVEEISSLPGIGKKSALRLALHLLRVPESQGMALGKAIQKLVTDIKYCQECHNFSDEDICEICSNHKRNDEVLCIVEDVRDVMAIENTAKFNGKYLVLGGKISPMEGIGPHQLNISSIERKLNEGKVKELIFALSATMEGDTTAYYLYKKFKEFPVTFSTIARGISVGDELEYADEISLGRSIVNRLPYNESN; this is encoded by the coding sequence ATGAATTTTCCCAGTAAAGTTTTAGAAAAAGCCGTAGAAGAAATTTCTAGTTTGCCCGGAATTGGTAAAAAATCTGCATTGAGACTTGCTTTGCATTTGCTTCGCGTTCCAGAATCTCAAGGAATGGCACTAGGTAAAGCCATCCAAAAATTGGTAACAGACATTAAATATTGTCAAGAATGTCATAATTTTTCAGATGAAGATATTTGCGAAATTTGCAGTAATCATAAGAGAAATGATGAGGTGCTCTGTATTGTAGAAGATGTAAGAGATGTCATGGCGATAGAAAATACAGCAAAATTTAATGGTAAATATTTGGTTTTGGGAGGTAAAATTTCTCCTATGGAAGGAATTGGGCCGCACCAGTTGAATATTTCTTCTATTGAAAGAAAACTGAATGAAGGAAAAGTAAAAGAATTGATTTTTGCGCTTTCTGCAACCATGGAAGGAGACACTACAGCGTATTATTTATACAAAAAATTCAAAGAGTTTCCGGTGACTTTTTCTACCATTGCTCGTGGAATTTCCGTAGGTGATGAACTAGAATATGCAGACGAAATTTCCCTAGGAAGAAGTATTGTGAACCGTTTGCCTTACAACGAGTCTAATTAA
- a CDS encoding helix-turn-helix domain-containing protein, which produces MQSKEERFLARESKQSHYDKRLKKQIVQEVESGLPRKEAIRLYNLGQSTLDSWMRDFGSPNYLENLKRRTYTGLEKRTIVTAIEQGLLTIQEAKIAYNIKTDKVIRNWITQYKSEKVELCIGNSSIMGNKTTPRKEPEKESLEKALKEAELKIKALNTLIDVAEEQLKIDIRKKSGAKQS; this is translated from the coding sequence ATGCAATCAAAAGAAGAGAGATTTTTAGCTCGCGAGAGTAAACAGAGTCATTACGACAAACGATTAAAAAAACAAATTGTTCAAGAGGTAGAATCAGGATTACCGAGAAAGGAGGCGATTCGGCTCTATAATTTAGGCCAATCCACCTTAGATAGTTGGATGCGAGATTTTGGTTCGCCTAACTACCTAGAAAATTTGAAACGTCGAACGTACACAGGACTAGAAAAACGTACAATAGTTACAGCGATAGAACAAGGTCTATTAACGATACAAGAAGCCAAGATAGCCTATAACATAAAGACAGACAAAGTAATTCGTAATTGGATAACACAGTACAAATCAGAAAAAGTCGAACTTTGTATTGGAAATAGTTCTATAATGGGAAATAAAACCACACCTAGGAAAGAACCAGAAAAAGAGTCTTTGGAGAAAGCATTAAAAGAAGCGGAGCTTAAAATTAAAGCCCTCAATACGCTTATTGATGTAGCCGAAGAACAGCTCAAAATAGATATTAGAAAAAAGTCTGGTGCCAAGCAGTCATAA
- a CDS encoding NAD-dependent epimerase/dehydratase family protein: MNILITGGAGFIGSNLSLRLLEKGYQVTVLDNLLPQVHGENPEEESPLFQNILGKVNFIKGDVTKKSDWQKVLNNQDAIIHLAALTGTGQSMYQIDKYTDVNVSGTAKMLDVLVNESHQIKKVILASSRAVYGEGKYFHKDLGIVYPESRKLGDLENADFEVKSNMGEILTPLPTDESSSLHPISVYGITKQIQEQLVMSVCSSVNIDAVALRFQNVYGAGQSLQNPYTGILSIFSSQILNDENLNIFEDGEESRDFIYIDDAVEAIILSLENTDLNKEIFNIGTGISTTVLDVAKTLKKYYKKDIEINISGQFRIGDIRHNFAEISWAQKKLNFYPKISFEEGIRKFTTWVLKQKKGKINLNQSLNEMREKGLLK, from the coding sequence ATGAATATATTGATAACTGGTGGCGCTGGCTTTATTGGGAGTAATCTTAGTCTCAGACTTTTAGAAAAAGGTTATCAGGTAACCGTTTTAGATAATTTATTGCCTCAAGTGCATGGCGAAAATCCAGAAGAAGAATCTCCGCTATTTCAGAATATTTTAGGTAAAGTAAATTTTATAAAAGGAGATGTAACCAAAAAATCTGATTGGCAAAAAGTTCTTAATAATCAAGACGCAATTATACATTTAGCTGCATTAACAGGAACAGGACAATCTATGTATCAGATAGATAAATATACAGATGTTAATGTTTCTGGAACTGCAAAAATGTTAGATGTTTTAGTAAATGAGAGTCATCAAATTAAAAAAGTTATTCTAGCATCTTCTAGAGCAGTTTATGGTGAAGGAAAATATTTTCATAAAGATTTAGGAATTGTTTATCCGGAATCTAGAAAATTAGGTGATTTAGAAAATGCTGATTTTGAAGTAAAAAGTAACATGGGAGAAATCCTTACACCGCTTCCTACAGATGAATCATCCTCACTTCATCCTATTTCAGTGTACGGAATTACAAAACAAATTCAAGAGCAATTGGTGATGTCTGTCTGTAGTTCTGTCAATATTGATGCAGTGGCATTAAGATTTCAGAATGTATATGGTGCAGGTCAATCTTTACAAAATCCTTACACAGGAATTCTATCTATTTTTTCTAGTCAAATATTGAATGATGAAAACCTCAATATTTTTGAAGACGGAGAAGAATCTAGAGATTTTATTTACATAGATGATGCAGTAGAGGCCATTATCTTATCACTTGAAAATACGGATTTAAATAAAGAAATTTTTAACATCGGTACAGGAATCTCTACAACCGTTTTAGATGTGGCAAAAACTCTTAAAAAATATTATAAAAAAGATATTGAAATAAATATTTCGGGGCAATTTAGAATAGGAGATATAAGGCATAATTTTGCAGAGATTTCTTGGGCTCAAAAAAAATTAAATTTTTATCCAAAAATTTCATTTGAAGAAGGGATTAGAAAATTTACAACATGGGTTCTTAAACAAAAAAAAGGTAAAATAAATCTTAATCAATCATTGAATGAGATGAGAGAAAAAGGACTTTTAAAATGA
- a CDS encoding glycosyltransferase family 2 protein, whose translation MVSVIIPLYNAETTILAALESVKNQYGNFDFEIIVVNDGSTDSSIYRVKEFIEKNPELNIQLIHQENKGVSSARNAGLQSAKGDFLAFLDADDVWLPHKTAEQLKILQQLSLDADFISCRINDNKLLFPYFSNNKLVKVTFRKLLIRNGIPTPTVIFKRKVLSNTGLFDDNQKFAEDHNYWLKISLHNKMYILDESLVIAGGGKRTFGVSGLSANLKKMKKGFAKNILEMYEGNRINVIEYFCLKFFYEAKYSLLLVRQFFFNLNK comes from the coding sequence GTGGTCTCTGTAATTATTCCTCTATATAACGCGGAAACTACCATTTTAGCAGCACTAGAATCGGTAAAGAATCAATATGGTAATTTTGATTTTGAAATTATAGTAGTGAATGATGGCTCTACAGATTCTAGTATATATAGAGTAAAGGAATTTATAGAAAAAAATCCAGAACTCAATATTCAGTTGATCCATCAGGAAAACAAAGGGGTTTCTTCTGCAAGAAATGCAGGGCTTCAATCTGCCAAGGGTGATTTTTTGGCTTTTTTAGATGCAGACGATGTTTGGCTTCCTCATAAAACTGCTGAACAATTAAAAATATTACAACAGCTTTCGTTAGATGCTGATTTTATTTCATGTAGAATTAATGATAACAAGTTGCTTTTTCCTTACTTTTCTAATAATAAATTAGTGAAAGTTACATTTAGAAAACTGCTCATTAGAAATGGAATTCCTACACCTACAGTAATTTTTAAAAGAAAAGTACTTTCTAACACAGGTCTTTTTGATGATAATCAGAAATTTGCTGAAGACCACAACTATTGGTTGAAAATTTCACTTCATAACAAAATGTATATATTAGACGAGAGTTTAGTGATTGCTGGAGGTGGAAAAAGAACTTTTGGTGTTTCTGGTTTATCAGCTAATTTGAAAAAAATGAAAAAAGGTTTTGCTAAAAATATTTTAGAGATGTATGAGGGTAATAGAATAAATGTAATAGAATATTTTTGTTTGAAATTTTTTTATGAAGCAAAATATTCGTTACTTTTAGTTAGACAATTTTTTTTTAATCTCAATAAATAA
- a CDS encoding CgeB family protein, protein MIQLKNKKILFVSVSFFNYEKAIVSKLEELGAIVDFYDDRPSNSLINKAIVRLNKKLISSKINHYYKKILKEINQENYDYFLLIKGEATPRFFVKELKARLPKLKTIYYTFDSFTEYPHLVSHLNDFDENFTFDRNDAHKYGLHFRPLFFLDEYYKKRKEIKSPEIDIAFVGSAHTDRYIIGENVRCIAEKLQLKTFFYYYAMDKFVFKLKKIFDKNLQYFNIKKLSFKTLSHQQIIEIYQKTKSVLDINKPFQNGLTIRTFEVLALGKKLITTNADVINYPLYHPQNILIINRENIILEKFFFETEFKEIENEILQKMSLESFIECLFVKNQDEYWNNQ, encoded by the coding sequence ATGATTCAACTGAAGAATAAAAAAATACTTTTTGTTTCCGTAAGTTTTTTTAATTACGAAAAAGCTATTGTTTCTAAACTCGAAGAATTAGGAGCAATTGTAGATTTTTATGACGATAGACCATCTAATTCTCTAATTAATAAAGCTATTGTACGATTAAATAAGAAATTAATTTCTTCTAAAATTAATCATTATTATAAAAAAATTTTAAAAGAAATAAATCAAGAAAATTATGATTATTTTTTACTAATCAAAGGAGAAGCTACACCTCGTTTTTTTGTGAAAGAATTGAAAGCTCGTCTTCCTAAACTCAAAACAATTTATTATACTTTTGATTCATTTACTGAATATCCTCATCTCGTTTCACATTTAAATGATTTTGATGAAAATTTCACTTTTGATAGAAATGATGCTCATAAATATGGATTGCATTTTCGTCCCTTATTTTTTTTAGATGAATATTACAAGAAGAGAAAGGAAATAAAATCTCCAGAAATTGATATTGCATTTGTAGGGAGCGCACATACAGACCGATATATTATTGGAGAGAATGTAAGATGCATAGCAGAAAAACTTCAATTAAAAACTTTTTTTTATTATTATGCTATGGATAAGTTTGTTTTTAAGTTAAAGAAAATATTTGATAAGAATTTGCAATATTTCAATATAAAAAAACTGAGTTTTAAAACACTTTCTCATCAGCAAATCATTGAAATATATCAAAAAACAAAATCCGTCTTAGATATCAATAAACCCTTTCAAAATGGATTAACCATTAGAACTTTTGAAGTTTTAGCATTAGGTAAAAAACTCATTACCACAAATGCAGATGTAATAAATTATCCACTTTATCATCCACAAAATATTTTGATTATAAATAGAGAAAATATAATCTTAGAAAAATTTTTCTTTGAAACAGAATTCAAAGAAATTGAAAATGAAATTTTACAGAAAATGTCTTTAGAATCTTTTATAGAGTGTCTTTTTGTAAAAAATCAAGATGAATATTGGAACAATCAATAA